In Luteitalea sp. TBR-22, one genomic interval encodes:
- a CDS encoding Gfo/Idh/MocA family protein: protein MADEVRVAVIGVGALGRHHARILGDTPGARLHAVVDVDATRAAEIAAQHGAATSLTDATALVGQVDAVTIASPTEAHHALAAMLLDAGIHVLVEKPMTTTLAQADDLIARAAAKGLVLAVGHTERFNPAVDAARPFLTRPRFIEVHRLGTFPDRSLDIDVVFDLMIHDLDVLLSVIDEEVVGVEAVGVPVLTGRVDIANARLKFAGGCIANLTASRISRDRVRKVRFIEPAAYVSVDYASRELEVWRLRKVEGARPAIEGGPVPVPEAEPLRRELEDFVGAVREGRAPRVDGAQGRRALALAQRINDAMTQG, encoded by the coding sequence GTGGCTGACGAGGTGCGGGTCGCGGTGATCGGGGTCGGGGCGCTCGGGCGCCATCACGCGCGCATCCTCGGCGACACGCCGGGCGCGCGCCTGCACGCCGTGGTCGACGTCGACGCGACGCGGGCCGCCGAGATCGCCGCCCAGCACGGCGCTGCGACGTCGCTGACCGACGCAACGGCGCTGGTCGGCCAGGTCGACGCGGTGACCATCGCCTCGCCCACCGAGGCGCACCACGCGCTGGCGGCGATGTTGCTCGATGCCGGCATCCACGTGCTCGTGGAGAAGCCGATGACCACGACGCTGGCGCAGGCCGACGACCTCATCGCGCGTGCGGCCGCGAAGGGGCTCGTGCTGGCAGTGGGGCACACGGAGCGCTTCAACCCGGCGGTGGACGCCGCGCGGCCGTTCCTCACGCGGCCACGCTTCATCGAGGTGCATCGCCTGGGCACGTTCCCGGATCGCAGCCTCGACATCGACGTCGTGTTCGACCTGATGATCCACGACCTCGACGTGCTGCTGTCGGTGATCGACGAGGAGGTCGTCGGGGTCGAGGCCGTCGGAGTGCCGGTGCTGACCGGGCGCGTCGACATCGCCAACGCGCGGCTGAAGTTCGCCGGCGGGTGCATCGCCAACCTCACGGCCAGCCGCATCAGCCGCGACCGGGTGCGCAAGGTGCGGTTCATCGAGCCCGCGGCGTACGTGTCGGTGGATTATGCGAGCCGCGAGCTCGAGGTGTGGCGGCTCCGCAAGGTGGAGGGCGCACGCCCGGCCATCGAAGGCGGGCCGGTGCCCGTGCCCGAGGCCGAGCCGCTGCGGCGCGAACTCGAGGACTTCGTCGGCGCCGTGCGCGAGGGACGGGCACCGCGGGTCGATGGCGCGCAGGGCCGCCGGGCCCTCGCCCTTGCGCAGCGCATCAACGACGCGATGACGCAGGGGTAG
- the bamA gene encoding outer membrane protein assembly factor BamA produces MSSDTTVTAGGAVDLPAKSVLDVEGACAVIPPTSPTAQPAAGSGPVLRTVELCFPTQGNVSSIEFETYLYYIKTRGSRPSQNVWVPWTPEVEKDLTEDFKRLWATNFLDDLAVEVIDTPYPNGVIGKYVRFRLEERQRVKIVEYVGSEKIEATKVDEKLREINNVIRLDSFIDPAQIRRVESVVREMLSEKGYLDGEVTHTITPIAGGPKLVNLTFTIKDGPRVLIKDIEFIGNEAMGDGALKRRMKENKERTLINRFRSKGVYQQAKFEEDAEAVRALYREEGYIAARVGQPEIRTLETSKDGKSRQVQLRIPVTEGRRYRVGKFTFDGNKVVKPEALQPIFKLQTGDFYSEKKIRKGLEKARELYGVGGYFEFTGFPDLRPLDMVDPADPEKFLPDGAEPNGPPIVDVTMRMQEGEQYFINRITFKGNTTTRDNVIRRELNLLEGGVFNTESLKNSVRRLNQLGYFKQLEEGQEGIDVKKTPGEKNKVDVTLALQEQNRNQLTFGAGVSQFEGFFGQLAFSTSNFMGKGETLSLSLAAGSRTQFYQVAFTEPYLFDRPITAGVDVSRRQIQYIGAFTQQTTGVNTVWGFPLTRNFTRGFLQYSFERVMITELNPLYTDPDVIGRNPFLQDALLLSCTPTPPTPEDPDGGQFCTPAEARTISKVVPSLVHNTVDNPIFPNTGRRVTASIDLAGLGGNTRFFKPKFEYVQFLQHTRRSSFGFRFETEYIRAWGDSLPLPLFERLVLGGEYSVRGFDVRSIGPRDPQTGVVLGGNKSLLFNFEYLISIAGPVRLVLFYDAGQVRTFRQNYTWDEFKTSTGAEIRFFMPVLNVPFRLIFAANPQREGVLRNDYTPTKSFQFRFAVGSTF; encoded by the coding sequence GTGTCCTCCGACACCACGGTGACGGCTGGCGGGGCCGTCGACCTGCCCGCCAAGAGCGTGCTCGACGTCGAGGGCGCCTGCGCGGTGATTCCGCCGACCAGCCCGACGGCACAGCCGGCGGCCGGCAGCGGACCGGTGCTCCGGACGGTCGAGTTGTGCTTCCCGACGCAGGGCAACGTCTCCTCGATCGAGTTCGAGACGTACCTCTACTACATCAAGACCCGCGGCAGCCGGCCGTCGCAGAACGTGTGGGTGCCGTGGACGCCCGAGGTGGAGAAGGACCTCACCGAGGACTTCAAGCGGCTGTGGGCGACCAACTTCCTCGATGACCTCGCGGTGGAGGTGATCGACACGCCCTACCCGAACGGCGTCATCGGCAAGTACGTGCGGTTCAGGCTCGAGGAACGGCAGCGCGTCAAGATCGTCGAGTACGTCGGCAGCGAGAAGATCGAGGCCACCAAGGTCGACGAGAAGCTGCGCGAGATCAACAACGTGATCCGTCTGGACTCGTTCATCGACCCGGCGCAGATCCGCCGCGTCGAGAGCGTGGTCCGCGAGATGCTCTCGGAGAAGGGCTACCTCGACGGCGAGGTCACGCACACCATCACGCCGATTGCCGGCGGGCCCAAGCTGGTCAACCTGACGTTCACCATCAAGGACGGCCCGCGGGTCCTCATCAAGGACATCGAGTTCATCGGCAACGAGGCGATGGGCGACGGCGCGCTGAAGCGCCGCATGAAGGAGAACAAGGAGCGGACGCTCATCAACCGCTTCCGCAGCAAGGGCGTCTACCAGCAGGCCAAGTTCGAGGAGGACGCCGAGGCGGTCCGCGCGTTGTACCGCGAGGAGGGCTACATCGCGGCGCGCGTCGGGCAGCCCGAAATCCGGACGCTCGAGACCTCCAAGGACGGCAAGTCGCGGCAGGTGCAGCTGCGCATCCCGGTGACCGAAGGGCGCCGCTATCGGGTGGGCAAGTTCACCTTCGACGGCAACAAGGTCGTCAAGCCCGAGGCGCTGCAGCCGATCTTCAAGCTGCAGACCGGCGACTTCTATTCGGAGAAGAAGATCCGCAAGGGCCTCGAGAAGGCGCGCGAGCTGTACGGGGTCGGCGGCTACTTCGAGTTCACCGGGTTCCCCGACCTCAGGCCGCTCGACATGGTCGATCCGGCCGACCCCGAGAAGTTCCTGCCCGATGGCGCCGAACCCAACGGCCCGCCGATCGTCGACGTGACGATGCGGATGCAGGAGGGGGAGCAGTACTTCATCAACCGCATCACGTTCAAGGGCAACACCACGACCCGCGACAACGTGATCCGGCGCGAGCTCAACCTGCTCGAGGGCGGCGTCTTCAACACCGAGTCGCTGAAGAACAGCGTCCGACGCCTCAACCAGCTCGGCTACTTCAAGCAGCTGGAGGAGGGGCAGGAGGGCATCGACGTCAAGAAGACGCCCGGCGAGAAGAACAAGGTCGACGTGACCCTGGCGCTGCAGGAGCAGAACCGCAACCAGCTCACCTTCGGCGCCGGCGTGTCGCAGTTCGAGGGCTTCTTCGGGCAGCTGGCGTTCTCGACGTCCAACTTCATGGGCAAGGGAGAGACGCTGTCGCTGTCGCTGGCGGCCGGCTCGCGCACCCAGTTCTACCAGGTGGCGTTCACCGAGCCGTACCTGTTCGACCGGCCGATCACCGCGGGCGTGGACGTCTCGCGGCGGCAGATCCAGTACATCGGCGCGTTCACGCAGCAGACCACGGGCGTCAACACCGTGTGGGGCTTCCCGCTGACGCGCAACTTCACGCGCGGCTTCCTCCAGTACAGCTTCGAGCGGGTGATGATCACCGAGCTCAACCCGCTGTACACGGACCCGGACGTGATCGGCCGCAACCCGTTCCTGCAGGACGCGCTGTTGCTGTCGTGCACGCCGACCCCGCCGACCCCGGAGGACCCGGACGGCGGACAGTTCTGCACGCCGGCCGAGGCGCGCACCATCAGCAAGGTCGTCCCGAGCCTGGTGCACAACACGGTCGACAACCCGATCTTCCCCAACACGGGACGTCGCGTGACGGCCTCGATCGATCTGGCCGGCCTGGGCGGCAACACGCGCTTCTTCAAGCCGAAGTTCGAGTACGTGCAGTTCCTGCAGCACACGCGCCGGTCGTCGTTCGGGTTCCGTTTCGAGACCGAGTACATCCGGGCGTGGGGCGATTCGCTGCCGCTGCCCCTGTTCGAGCGCCTCGTGCTGGGCGGCGAGTACAGCGTGCGCGGCTTCGACGTTCGCAGCATCGGCCCCCGCGACCCGCAGACCGGGGTCGTGCTGGGCGGCAACAAGAGCCTGTTGTTCAACTTCGAGTACCTGATCAGCATCGCCGGGCCGGTGCGCCTGGTGCTGTTCTACGACGCCGGGCAGGTCCGGACCTTCCGGCAGAACTACACGTGGGACGAGTTCAAGACCTCGACGGGGGCCGAGATCCGGTTCTTCATGCCGGTCCTGAACGTCCCGTTCCGTCTCATCTTCGCTGCCAACCCCCAGCGGGAAGGGGTGCTCAGGAACGACTACACCCCGACCAAGAGCTTCCAGTTCCGGTTCGCCGTGGGGTCGACGTTCTGA
- the lpxA gene encoding acyl-ACP--UDP-N-acetylglucosamine O-acyltransferase — protein MSIHLPPVVDRLSSRFPKQMVDAVTDLTTGERLVAIKNVTVNEDFFPGHFPGAPLMPGVLMIESMAQAASVLLLQEADGTILPHRASLRGVDGAKFRKPVAPGDRVRLELSVERRRATMARVRGVAYVHDQIVAEGTLVMAIEPEPALVHPTAVVEQGAQIGPGTTVAPNAVIGPHVTIGPRCKIGAGAVIDGHTVIGEGTEIFPYASIGLIPQDTKFRGEPTRLEIGRFNVFREFVTIHRGTEGGGGVTRIGDHNLFMAYSHVAHDCKVGNHTIFGNGATLGGHVTVEDYATISAFSGVHQFCRIGRHAFIGGYSVVTKDALPFAKTVGNRARNYGLNTIGLMRRGFTADTVSRLRHAYRLLLVSRLNTTRALAQIEGDPDLQCDEVQYLVDFIRGARRGVILRRATRRPDEVSADE, from the coding sequence GTGTCCATCCATCTCCCGCCAGTAGTCGATCGGCTCTCCTCGCGCTTCCCGAAGCAGATGGTCGACGCGGTCACCGACCTCACCACGGGTGAGCGGCTGGTGGCCATCAAGAACGTCACGGTCAACGAGGACTTCTTCCCGGGGCACTTCCCGGGGGCGCCCCTCATGCCCGGCGTGCTGATGATCGAGTCGATGGCGCAGGCGGCCAGCGTCCTGCTGCTGCAGGAAGCCGACGGGACCATCCTGCCGCACCGCGCCTCGCTGCGCGGCGTCGACGGTGCCAAGTTCCGCAAGCCGGTGGCGCCGGGCGACCGCGTGCGCCTCGAGCTCTCGGTGGAACGTCGCCGCGCCACCATGGCGCGGGTGCGGGGCGTGGCCTACGTGCACGACCAGATCGTCGCCGAGGGCACCCTCGTGATGGCGATCGAGCCCGAGCCGGCGCTCGTGCACCCGACGGCGGTGGTCGAGCAGGGCGCGCAGATCGGCCCGGGCACGACCGTCGCGCCCAACGCGGTGATCGGGCCGCACGTGACGATCGGCCCGCGCTGCAAGATCGGCGCGGGCGCCGTGATCGACGGGCACACGGTGATCGGCGAGGGCACCGAGATCTTCCCCTACGCCTCGATCGGCCTGATCCCGCAGGACACCAAGTTCCGCGGCGAGCCGACGCGCCTCGAGATCGGCCGCTTCAACGTCTTCCGCGAGTTCGTGACGATCCACCGCGGCACCGAGGGCGGCGGCGGGGTGACCCGCATCGGCGACCACAACCTGTTCATGGCGTACTCGCACGTGGCGCACGACTGCAAGGTCGGCAACCACACCATCTTCGGCAACGGCGCCACGCTCGGCGGCCACGTGACCGTGGAGGACTACGCGACGATCAGCGCGTTCTCGGGCGTGCACCAGTTCTGCCGGATCGGGCGCCATGCCTTCATCGGCGGCTACTCGGTGGTCACCAAGGACGCGCTGCCGTTTGCCAAGACGGTGGGCAACCGGGCACGCAACTACGGCCTGAACACCATCGGCCTGATGCGCCGCGGCTTCACCGCCGACACGGTGAGCCGGCTGCGGCACGCGTACCGGCTGTTGCTCGTGTCGCGCCTGAACACGACGCGCGCGCTGGCGCAGATCGAGGGCGACCCCGACCTGCAGTGCGACGAGGTGCAGTACCTGGTGGACTTCATCCGCGGGGCGCGCCGCGGTGTGATCCTCCGCCGCGCGACGCGGCGGCCCGACGAGGTGTCGGCAGACGAGTAG
- a CDS encoding OmpH family outer membrane protein translates to MKSVLAMSVTCLLLVAAAAGAQTAPQGAAAQPAAPAPAARPAPRPFPADAKVAYVDLNTIATTSKEGQAAGVKIKDLQAKKQAELEAKQKQLQSAQQKLEQGGAVLSESARAGQAKEVERLQTELQRMSQDAQKEIQEFTQDLQVQFQQKLLPVIEQVAKAKNLHFILSIADAGVVWVDAGLNVTADVVAALDAATPAAK, encoded by the coding sequence ATGAAGTCCGTGCTTGCCATGTCCGTGACGTGCCTCTTGCTGGTGGCCGCTGCCGCCGGTGCCCAAACCGCCCCCCAGGGTGCCGCCGCCCAGCCCGCGGCGCCTGCGCCTGCTGCCCGCCCGGCGCCACGGCCGTTCCCGGCGGACGCCAAGGTGGCCTACGTCGACCTCAACACGATCGCCACGACCAGCAAGGAAGGCCAGGCGGCCGGCGTGAAGATCAAGGACCTGCAGGCCAAGAAGCAGGCCGAGCTCGAGGCCAAGCAGAAGCAGCTGCAGTCGGCCCAGCAGAAGCTCGAGCAGGGTGGCGCGGTGCTGAGCGAGTCGGCGCGGGCCGGGCAGGCCAAGGAAGTCGAGCGCCTCCAGACCGAGCTCCAGCGCATGAGCCAGGACGCGCAGAAGGAAATCCAGGAGTTCACGCAGGATCTGCAGGTGCAGTTCCAGCAGAAGCTCCTGCCGGTCATCGAGCAGGTGGCCAAGGCCAAGAACCTGCACTTCATCCTGAGCATCGCCGATGCCGGGGTGGTGTGGGTCGACGCCGGCCTGAACGTCACGGCCGACGTGGTCGCGGCGCTCGACGCCGCCACGCCGGCGGCCAAGTAA
- a CDS encoding ABC transporter ATP-binding protein, producing the protein MSPMPFLSVSSLAKSYPTPNGPVEVLRDVDLQVEAGEMVAIVGASGVGKSTLLHVLGGLDGLDAGVVEVDGVALHALSDAGRVAFRNQHVGFVFQFHHLLPEFSALENVEMPLRIGRVPLADGRPRATSLLERVGLGHRLSHRPGTLSGGEQQRVAIARALVMRPALLLADEPTGNLDEHTADSLHALLREMHAEHRLTSVIATHNGRLADACDRVLRLEGGRLRPA; encoded by the coding sequence TTGAGCCCCATGCCTTTCCTGTCCGTCTCCTCCCTCGCCAAGTCGTACCCGACGCCCAACGGACCGGTGGAGGTCCTGCGCGACGTCGACCTGCAGGTCGAGGCGGGGGAGATGGTGGCCATCGTCGGCGCCTCCGGGGTGGGGAAGAGCACCCTGCTGCACGTGCTAGGCGGGCTCGACGGGCTCGATGCCGGGGTCGTCGAGGTCGACGGCGTGGCCCTGCACGCCCTGTCGGACGCCGGCCGCGTCGCGTTCCGGAACCAACACGTTGGATTCGTCTTCCAATTCCACCACCTGCTCCCCGAGTTCTCGGCCCTCGAGAACGTGGAGATGCCGCTCCGGATCGGGCGGGTGCCGCTGGCCGACGGGCGCCCCCGCGCCACCTCGCTGCTCGAGCGGGTCGGCCTCGGACACCGCCTGTCGCACCGCCCGGGCACGCTCTCGGGCGGCGAGCAGCAGCGGGTCGCCATCGCCCGGGCGCTCGTGATGCGTCCGGCGCTGCTGCTGGCCGACGAGCCGACCGGCAACCTCGACGAGCACACGGCCGACTCCTTGCATGCGTTGCTGAGGGAAATGCACGCCGAGCACCGCCTGACGTCGGTCATCGCCACCCACAACGGACGGCTGGCCGACGCCTGTGACCGGGTGCTCCGGCTGGAGGGCGGTCGGTTGCGCCCGGCCTGA
- a CDS encoding ATP-dependent Clp protease ATP-binding subunit: MFERYTERARRVLFFARYEASQLGSVSIETEHLLLGLIREGKGLTSRIFARSHLSLEAIRKEVEGRTVFREKVSTSVEIPFSAETKRVLQYAAEEADQLSHNYIGTEHLLLGILREEQSVAATILMEKGMRLATVREDIVALLNEKTTMTRVKETPLLAEFSRDLSEAALKSALDPLVGRETEIERVQQVLCRRTKNNAVLIGEPGVGKTAIVEGLAQKIAVGDVPHFLADKRILALDISLIVAGTKYRGQFEERLKAIMKELVENPNIIVFIDELHTLVGAGSAEGSLDAANILKPALSRGEIRCIGATTPAEYRKYIEKDRSLERRFQAVKVDPPSEGEAIQILMGIKERYETFHHVDYSREALEAAVYQSSRYITDRFLPDKAIDLLDEAGARAKLREAGYSEEFGQINRNIRVAVEQMESAVSQKDFERAQFFREQEVMARENLQFVREKFDVASSHRRVTVGRPEIDEVVSKWTGVPLTSINEDEGDKLLRMEEELHARVISQDRAISAVSRAIRRSRAGLKSPARPVGSFLFLGPTGVGKTELARALANLLFGSDHALIRFDMSEYMEKHSVSKLIGSPPGYVGHEEGGQLTEKVKRNPYSVVLLDEIEKAHPDLFNILLQVFEDGHLTDGLGNRVNFKNAIIIMTSNIGARFIQKKASLGFQPGESAETKTITEQVLGEVKRTFNPEFINRLDEIIVFEALTDDDLRNITRLLVGQLNRNLVDRQLTLVLGDDVVDWIIGVTCNDRSYGARPLRRALQKYIEDPLSEELIRGRLKTGGSFEVYMSEGQPHYRPVGTEAPGLQLATV; the protein is encoded by the coding sequence ATGTTCGAGCGGTATACAGAACGAGCGCGGCGCGTCCTCTTCTTCGCCCGGTACGAGGCGAGCCAGCTGGGTAGCGTCTCGATCGAGACCGAGCACCTCCTGCTGGGCCTCATCCGCGAGGGCAAGGGACTCACCAGCCGCATCTTCGCGCGGTCTCACCTGTCGCTCGAGGCCATCCGCAAGGAGGTCGAGGGCCGCACCGTCTTCCGCGAGAAGGTCTCGACCTCGGTCGAGATTCCCTTCAGCGCCGAGACCAAGCGCGTGCTGCAGTACGCGGCCGAAGAGGCCGACCAGCTGTCGCACAACTACATCGGCACCGAGCACCTGCTCCTCGGCATCCTGCGCGAGGAGCAGTCGGTCGCAGCCACCATCCTGATGGAGAAGGGCATGCGGCTGGCCACGGTGCGCGAGGACATCGTCGCGCTGCTGAACGAGAAGACGACGATGACGCGCGTCAAGGAGACGCCGCTGCTGGCCGAGTTCAGCCGCGACCTCAGCGAGGCCGCCCTGAAGAGCGCCCTCGATCCGCTGGTCGGGCGCGAGACCGAGATCGAGCGCGTCCAGCAGGTGCTCTGCCGTCGCACCAAGAACAACGCTGTGCTGATCGGCGAGCCCGGCGTCGGCAAGACGGCGATCGTCGAGGGCCTGGCGCAGAAGATTGCGGTCGGTGACGTGCCGCACTTCCTGGCCGACAAGCGGATCCTCGCGCTCGACATCTCGCTGATCGTCGCCGGCACGAAGTACCGCGGGCAGTTCGAGGAACGCCTCAAGGCGATCATGAAGGAGCTGGTCGAGAACCCGAACATCATCGTGTTCATCGACGAACTGCACACGCTGGTGGGCGCCGGGTCGGCCGAAGGCTCGCTCGATGCGGCCAACATCCTCAAGCCGGCGCTGTCGCGCGGCGAGATCCGCTGCATCGGCGCGACGACGCCCGCCGAGTACCGGAAGTACATCGAGAAGGATCGGTCGCTGGAGCGGCGCTTCCAGGCCGTGAAGGTCGATCCGCCCAGCGAGGGCGAGGCCATCCAGATCCTCATGGGGATCAAGGAGCGCTACGAGACCTTCCACCACGTCGACTACTCGCGCGAGGCCCTCGAGGCCGCCGTGTACCAGTCGAGCCGGTACATCACCGACCGCTTCCTGCCCGACAAGGCCATCGACCTGCTCGACGAGGCCGGGGCGCGCGCCAAGCTGCGCGAAGCCGGGTACAGCGAGGAGTTCGGGCAGATCAACCGGAACATCCGCGTCGCCGTCGAGCAGATGGAGAGCGCCGTCTCGCAGAAGGACTTCGAGCGGGCGCAGTTCTTCCGCGAGCAGGAAGTGATGGCGCGCGAGAACCTGCAGTTCGTGCGCGAGAAGTTCGACGTCGCCTCGAGCCACCGTCGCGTCACGGTCGGTCGGCCGGAGATCGACGAGGTCGTCTCCAAGTGGACCGGCGTGCCGCTCACCTCGATCAACGAGGACGAGGGCGACAAGCTGCTCCGGATGGAGGAAGAGCTGCACGCGCGTGTCATCAGCCAGGACCGCGCCATCAGCGCCGTGTCGCGCGCCATCCGGCGTTCGCGCGCCGGCCTGAAGAGCCCGGCCCGCCCGGTGGGCAGCTTCCTGTTCCTCGGCCCGACCGGCGTCGGCAAGACCGAACTGGCGCGGGCGCTGGCCAACCTGCTGTTCGGGAGCGACCACGCCCTGATCCGCTTCGACATGTCCGAGTACATGGAGAAGCACTCGGTGAGCAAGCTGATTGGCTCGCCGCCCGGGTACGTCGGCCACGAGGAGGGCGGTCAGCTCACCGAGAAGGTGAAGCGGAACCCCTACTCGGTGGTGCTGCTCGACGAGATCGAGAAGGCGCACCCGGATCTGTTCAACATCCTGCTGCAGGTGTTCGAGGACGGCCACCTGACCGACGGCCTGGGAAATCGCGTCAACTTCAAGAACGCGATCATCATCATGACGTCCAACATCGGCGCCCGCTTCATCCAGAAGAAGGCGTCGCTGGGCTTCCAGCCGGGCGAGTCGGCCGAGACCAAGACGATCACCGAGCAGGTGCTCGGCGAGGTCAAGCGGACGTTCAACCCGGAGTTCATCAACCGCCTCGACGAGATCATCGTGTTCGAGGCGCTGACCGACGACGACCTGCGCAACATCACGCGGCTGCTCGTCGGCCAGTTGAACCGGAACCTCGTCGACCGCCAGCTCACGCTGGTGCTCGGCGACGACGTGGTGGACTGGATCATCGGCGTGACCTGCAACGACCGGTCGTACGGCGCCCGTCCGTTGCGCCGCGCGCTGCAGAAGTACATCGAGGACCCGCTGTCCGAGGAGCTCATCCGCGGGCGCCTCAAGACGGGTGGGTCCTTCGAGGTCTACATGTCGGAGGGCCAGCCGCACTACCGGCCGGTGGGCACCGAAGCTCCGGGCCTGCAACTGGCGACGGTGTAG
- a CDS encoding LpxI family protein, with amino-acid sequence MASIGLIAGNGRFPLLVLDAAHSLGHAVTVVAIREETGPDLDERAAALGAALHKVSLGQLGRCIQILQEAGCAQAVMAGQVKHAKLFANITPDWTLMQVLMRLRAKSTDALISAIADVMKGKGIELLDSTAFLQPLLAGDGHLAGPPPDEAARADLAFGYRMADAIAGLDIGQTIVVKDQAVVAVEAMEGTDETIRRAGRIAGPGACVIKVAKPQQDMRFDVPVVGLPTIAVLREAGIRLLSIDAGRTLVLDGAAVADAAGAAGVTVVGRPLGEQARG; translated from the coding sequence ATGGCTTCCATCGGCCTCATCGCCGGCAACGGCCGGTTCCCGCTGCTCGTGCTCGACGCGGCCCATTCCCTCGGGCACGCGGTGACCGTCGTCGCCATCAGGGAAGAGACCGGGCCCGACCTCGACGAGCGAGCCGCTGCCCTCGGCGCCGCGCTCCACAAGGTCTCGCTCGGGCAACTCGGCCGCTGCATCCAGATCCTGCAGGAGGCCGGCTGCGCCCAGGCCGTGATGGCCGGGCAGGTCAAGCACGCGAAGCTGTTTGCCAACATCACGCCCGACTGGACGCTGATGCAGGTGCTGATGCGGCTGCGCGCCAAGTCGACCGACGCGCTGATTTCGGCCATCGCCGACGTGATGAAGGGCAAGGGCATCGAACTGCTCGACTCGACGGCGTTCCTGCAGCCGCTGCTGGCCGGGGACGGCCATCTCGCGGGGCCGCCGCCCGACGAGGCGGCGCGGGCCGATCTGGCGTTCGGCTATCGCATGGCCGACGCGATTGCCGGTCTCGACATCGGCCAGACCATCGTCGTGAAGGACCAGGCGGTGGTGGCGGTGGAGGCGATGGAAGGCACCGACGAGACGATCCGCCGGGCGGGGCGAATCGCCGGGCCCGGCGCCTGCGTCATCAAGGTAGCGAAGCCGCAGCAGGACATGCGCTTCGACGTGCCGGTCGTGGGGCTGCCGACGATCGCGGTGTTGCGGGAGGCGGGCATCCGCCTCCTGTCGATCGACGCCGGACGCACGCTCGTGCTCGACGGCGCCGCGGTGGCCGACGCCGCCGGCGCGGCGGGCGTGACCGTGGTGGGGCGTCCCCTGGGAGAACAGGCGCGTGGCTGA
- a CDS encoding lipoprotein-releasing ABC transporter permease subunit, whose amino-acid sequence MPFELFLALRYLVARRKQAFLSLISVISTIGVAVGVMALIIALALMTGLQGELRDRIVGASPHIYVWKVGDGLTDLRGDIARIRQVPRVTGASPILLGKALVTAGEQQAFITVKGIEPSTEGEVTDVGARMTKGSLAALASQPEEGLAGIAIGQALADQLRVDVGDTVTLMTPEGPLSPFGPTMGSRRLEVVGVYSLGLYEFDAAYGFVSLPTAQRLLARDRPDFIQVRVDDMYAAPAVAADLVKRLGGLYVTQDWAQMNQSLFSALWLEKMAISITIGLIVMVAALNIVASLVLLVMEKSRDIAILKTMGAGARSITAVFMLQGLIIGAIGTLVGATSGLLVTWVLDRYKLIRVPMDVYQVAYVPFKVQADDFVLVVLAALLVCFLATIYPSRQASRLDPAQALRYQ is encoded by the coding sequence ATGCCCTTCGAACTCTTCCTTGCCCTCCGTTACCTCGTCGCCCGGCGCAAGCAGGCGTTCCTGTCGCTGATCTCGGTCATCTCGACGATCGGCGTCGCCGTGGGGGTGATGGCGCTGATCATCGCGCTCGCGTTGATGACCGGGTTGCAGGGCGAACTGCGCGACCGCATCGTCGGCGCGTCGCCGCACATCTACGTGTGGAAGGTCGGCGACGGGCTCACCGACCTGCGCGGCGACATCGCGCGGATCAGGCAGGTGCCGCGCGTCACGGGCGCCTCGCCGATCCTGCTCGGCAAGGCCCTGGTCACGGCCGGCGAGCAGCAGGCGTTCATCACCGTCAAGGGCATCGAGCCGTCGACCGAGGGCGAGGTGACCGACGTCGGGGCGCGGATGACGAAGGGCTCACTGGCGGCGCTGGCCTCGCAACCCGAGGAAGGACTGGCGGGCATCGCGATCGGACAGGCCCTGGCCGACCAGTTGCGCGTCGACGTCGGCGACACCGTCACGCTGATGACGCCGGAAGGACCGCTCTCGCCGTTCGGCCCGACGATGGGGAGTCGACGGCTGGAGGTGGTCGGGGTCTACTCGCTGGGGCTGTACGAGTTCGACGCCGCCTACGGGTTCGTGTCGCTGCCAACCGCGCAGCGCCTGCTGGCGCGCGACCGTCCCGACTTCATCCAGGTGCGCGTCGACGACATGTACGCCGCGCCGGCCGTGGCGGCCGACCTCGTGAAGCGGCTCGGCGGCCTCTACGTCACCCAGGACTGGGCGCAGATGAACCAGTCGCTGTTCTCGGCGCTCTGGCTCGAGAAGATGGCCATCTCCATCACCATCGGTCTGATCGTGATGGTGGCGGCCCTGAACATCGTCGCCTCGCTGGTGCTGCTGGTGATGGAGAAGAGTCGCGACATCGCCATCCTCAAGACGATGGGCGCCGGGGCGCGGAGCATCACGGCCGTGTTCATGCTGCAGGGGCTCATCATCGGCGCCATCGGCACGCTGGTCGGCGCCACGAGCGGGCTGCTGGTCACGTGGGTGCTCGACCGCTACAAGCTCATCCGTGTCCCGATGGACGTCTATCAGGTCGCCTACGTGCCGTTCAAGGTGCAGGCCGACGACTTCGTCCTGGTCGTCCTGGCGGCGTTGCTGGTCTGCTTCCTCGCCACGATCTACCCCTCCCGGCAGGCCTCGCGCCTCGACCCGGCGCAGGCGCTCAGGTACCAATAG